In Zingiber officinale cultivar Zhangliang chromosome 3A, Zo_v1.1, whole genome shotgun sequence, the DNA window CCCAGTGTCAACGAAGGTCCGGTGAATTGTGTAGTTGGTGATCACCTCTCGGATGATCAAAGCATCATTGTGAGGGATTTTGACACCCTCCAAATCACTGTGCCCGAagctgatctgaggtccttcggCCTTCTACTTGCTGCAGCTTACGACATGGATTTGCAATCGCCGGGCGTATGATTTCTTGGTACGGTTGGAGTCGTCGCTGGTCGGCCCTCGAGCGATCATGCCCATCTCTCCCCGGGAAGCGTTGTTCCTGTTTTCCTATTCTCGGGCAGACGACCTATTTCGCTCGATCGGGATCCTAGAGGGATCGATTTCCTCCCTCCGCTGATGGTGGTGGCGCTcgggctttcttctttcttcttgttgcTCGGTCGAGCGGCGACAATCCCGTTGATCAGGAGATGGGGAGCGACGGCGATATCCCCTAGGGGTCGGTTGGCTGACGATTGACGTCAGTCCTTGACAGTTCCATGTGTTGTGTGTCGCTGACTggtggaatgaacaaaacataAGCGTCCATACCTTACCCTTTGATGCCTTGGGCCGACCGGATGTCATATGCTGTACGACGTGTGCCTTGGTCTCCTGGTGCAGCCATACTCCTTCAGCCCTTGTCCCTTTAGGAGGTTGATGGCTGCTTAACGGTCAGGGCTCAGCTGGCGCCGAGTGCTGGGTCGACGCTTCCTTTCTTCTGGCCGCCTGAgcctcctccacattgatatattcgttggccttcttcaGCATATGGTCGAAGTCTCGGGACGACTTCATGATGAGTGACCGAAAGAAGTCCCTTTCGGCAAGCCCCTGGGTggaggcattcatcatggtctcggatgagaccgagggaATGCCCATGACCACTTGATTGAAGCACTGGATGTACActcggagcgcttccttgggcccttgtttcAGGGCGAAAAGGTCGATGCTCGTCTTCTGGTAGTGTCGGCTACTGGCAAAGTGGTGCTAGAAGGCgactcggaagtctttgaagtttCGTATCGAGCCATTCGGCAGTCTTCTGAACCAGCGCGACGTTGATCCAGAGAGAGTCGTAAGAAAGACTCTGTACTTTACTCCGTCCGTGTACTGGTGCAGCGTAGCTTCATGGTCGAACTGATCCAAATGATCATCTAGGTCGGTCGACCTATTGTACGTCCCAATTACCAACGGGGTGTAGTGTCGAGGCAGAGAGTTTTGTAAGATCTCCTTTGAGAACTATCTGTTGATCTGTTTGGGGGGGACGCGATGCTTTGGGGCGCTTTCCTTTCCGCGCATCCCGAATGGGCGCCTCGTTGGAAGATGATCACCGCTCCTGATGCGCCTGGGCTATCTTCGAAGGGGTTTAGAACAGagctcgatggaaggggatcggcgCGGGCGGCGCTTCCCCTTGGGTGCCGGTCAACCTTTGGTTCTGCCACCATATGGAGAGTTGCTCTGCTCGGTCTTCTTGCCCCACTCGCCTATCGACCACCGATGTTGCAGGTTGCAGTGCTGGTCGATCAGCTagcgcttgttgttgttgttccatCATTTTTGCTGTTCATGCTTGCACGAGCATCTCCAGCTCCTTTTGAGTGAGCATCATGGTGGTTAGTCGTCCaacatcttccatcttctcggctcgaatTCAGGTGACATTCCTATAAATGacaccaaatatgatcctgtccgaaagtcgaagagacgaatgctggggacgtgacgctctTGCTGACCTTCGGTGGACTTCGCTCCTACCTGCAACAtaagcagcgtcagtgccgagccagggaaggggtccccgatgaTGAccattcgacgctcaagtcagtatctAGCGAAGCAAAAAGAAACAAGAAGCGAGAACTGTAGCGTAACAGTAGAAATCGTGTAAAAGCATACTTCCGCCGATGCCtgaacccccctttatatagggctcctgtagctTGTGCACACACTTCTTAAAGTAGACACGCTTTCCCAAACTTttcctgaaaagacatgtcagtaaagtgttcctgacacagtaccttaacgggccgagcatatctttgaagtgacagtgaatgcttccgccgtacgatcctttGTCTGACCATACCGCTTGTCAgtggcactagctcccaaaaggatgtcaaaggATATCCCGTTATGTCTGTTGCTTGACCAAGCAGAATGACCGCTCGGCCAGAATTCTGATATCCCTGTATTATCTGCTGCCACGCTGAGTGGGATAACTGCTTGGCTGAAAGTCCACTGTTGCGCCGAGCAgtagagccgctcggctgaaagtccTCTGTCGTGTCGAGCGGGAGAGTCACTCGGTTGAAAGTCCTCTGTCCGTGTCGTCCGTCATcgagccgagcgggatagccgctcggcatgAAGTCCCCCGTCCACATGCTGGCGAGTATCTCATTGTCTGCGTGCCCAGCTGATGTCAAGTCTGCTGTTAGGCCGAGCAGGggagccgctcggctcggcttctacgcgtcccttgagcgtcggtttgATTACTCCCTGTGCCCAAGACGATGGGTCGGTGCTCAACCCCCGATCGGCGTATAACTTGCCCGATcgaccaacaatatccatccgttaatcatcttaactttgacttaCACGCGACAACAGGATGAGGCCTCGCTTAATCACCGCATCACTTATCGTTTAATAAAATAGATATATTTGGCACTAAAATATGGCATCAATTAGCTATCTATACGGTTGGCATGTAGCCTGTCTTGTTTAATACTTTTGTCTCTTTTGTACCGCAATCACCTTTTTATCAACTTGTTTAATACTTTTATCATCTCAGCTTATTCATGCTAAAGTTTTTTCATAATATGTAATTAGTTTCTGTTAAATTtctcaatttaaatttttttttatcaaacctAGCACAATTAATATGCATTTATCAAATTTAGcatgattaatatttttttttatcaaatctaaATAAATCCTAGGTTATGTGAGGTATAGGTAAAGAAAAAGAACCATTATTCTTAGATTTGTTTGTTGCTTAGCTTTATCTTTGGGCATCTTCATCTAACAAATCAAATAACTTATGACAAATGTTCCCTATAGTATTAAAGGATGTGATTAAGATCCGACTCTAATGCCGTTTGAATCAGACTTAACTTAGACTCATAATCAGGTCAATGAGCTAGTTACCTGAGCATGCCCCAATCTATACTCCTGGATCCACACCTTTGATTGTATAATAGATACTTAGTAGCTTTTATAACggttttaaagtgattttaatctacttaattttttttaataaaatttaaataattttgatcaagttATAAAGAGTTTTGAtataatgatattttttttataataattttgattaaaatgaaataatcaaattttaataGCTACTCGTAACACTAAAAATGAAGATACTATAAAAAAAATGGAgatgtctttttttttaattaattaattaattatttttaaatgggACGTGACTTCGAAGATGTTTTTGATAAATCTGACCCACCCTTTTAAtctttgaaattttaattaaaatttttttttgttggaaatttgcgacgaattttgattttcgttggaaatttgtgATGTATTTtgattttcgttggaaatttacgatgaattttcatttttgttggaaatttgagatgaattttaatttttgttgaaAATTTGTAACGAAATTTTTGTTCGTTACAAATTTATAACGACTTTTTATATTCGTTATAAATTTACAACAAATTTATAATTTCCTTACAAATTTacaacaaatatataattttttttaaatctgtgaCGAATATAAATATTCATAGTAGATGTGTAACGAATATGGGTTTTCATCGCAAACTGTGATGAACTTATTTTTGCGTTACATGAATTGAATTTTCTATAGTTGAATCTGTTTTTTCATCACGGTTGCGACGAATATATTTTCGTTTTAATTTTTGCAATGAATCATCATTCATTACAAATCTACAACGAAACTTCATTCGTTATAAATCCACAACAAATGCACTTTTTGTTACTCTTTTTGTTACTAAATTTGAGATGAATTGTATTTTTTCTTCAATACTTGAGATAGAATATTTATTTTCGTGATGAATCATACAACAAATATGATATTTGTTGTGGAATTTGTAACAAATTTCTATAGACGCCTGGTCACAAATCTCGTCGCAACTATATTTTctaacgatttttttttttcaaaaaaattgttGTAAAACTTATCCCTACATAACTGTATTTTTGCGGTGGGAGTGGACCACTGAGACAACAAGGCAAAAGGCATGGCTTTTCTTTTCCAAGGGACAATAAGACAGTGGAAAGCCAAGCAGAAAGGGACCCTTGAACTGCGATTGATGAATCAATGAATGAACGAATGGATGAAAGAATGCAGAAAAAAGAAgcagaaggaagaaaaagaagaagaaaaattgcAAGTAAACAAGTTGGCACTGCATAGCTTTGCTTTTACCTTATGATTCCTGGCTCATCATCTCTTCTTGATAGGGAAGCTTTCTTGCTGTTGGTTCCCTACGCCATGGCCCCAAATGAGTTCAAATACTGCAGTTCATTGCGTCGTTCAAAGATTGGTGAATCATATGCACAAGTGAAAAGAACAGAGAATGATTTCAGAAAGTGTTTCTGAATTTTCATGCCATCTGAATGAACTGGTGGCCGTGTTTTGGAGTTTCTGTTAATTAGTGTGCCACTGAGACTGAAATGATTTAACTTTTGAACGCAGACATAAGAAAGTTTCTACTGCTGTCATTGACTTCATGATCAGTATGCACTTTGGTGTTCGACTTTAAACAACCTCTTTATGCAGGCAGCAGGAGTTGCAGTCGAGACATACTAAATTTGCTCATGCACTCATGGATCTCTTAAGGCAACAGCAACCCTAATTGGAATAATTCCAAGTGATATTGTGCCATCAACAGTTCAGCACTATGCTGCCTTTTCTTTTAGCCATTAGGAGTTCAGCCTTTAATCTGCTACCTTGATTTTTAAGCTTCCTACCTGTTTATGAAAACTTTTAGCCTTTtgcatttttttccttttcctttcaaaAGCTACATATCACctcaaaataattaataataataataataataacaacaaagagAAAAGTCTAATCATGAGAATTTCTCTTGTTTTTCATGCAGGAATAATTAAATGATGGGTGATCTTTTTAGTTGAAAACTTGTAGCTCAAGGTAGAAAAGATTGCCCAAAGATTAAAAGTCCATCAGTTGATAGTTACTTCATTAGAAGAAGAGTATGTTCATGCAAGTGGATTACAGTTATGGATTTGATACGAGAGATCTCCATGCTGATCTTTGTCTTAAGGTACCTTTCCTTCATGCAATAAGTTACAATGATGGAAAAAAAAGATATGGAGAGGAATCATTAGTTGGTAAATAAAGGTCAACAGCTAATCCTCTGATTCTTGTGTTGCAGGGAAAAGAAAAGTAAGGGAGAATTAAACCTTTGTCAGTGTGAATCATGCAACTAATCATGGCTAGGAATGACTCCATATGGATTTCCAGAAACGCCAAGACGTTTCATTTTCCAGATTCCAATGTTAATCATGAGTTCTTAGAACTTGTGGCAGACTTTTCAATATTAATCATGTTGGTTTGGAAGAGTATGGAGTTGAGCGTAGAATAACATATCTGAACATGTTCTTGATACAAATATTTGCCAACATTTAATTTGCATGTGCATTTTATCTACAATGTCTTTTGATAAATCtcattaatacactcatgatatgGTAGACTAATCATGCAACTTAGCAATGGAACAAGAAACCCTAAACATTAATTTTTATGTAGCTCTTTGCTTTTGTTTACTTCAAAGAGGAGCCACCATGATGTTTCCTTCTCAAATGAGGAACACACATAAATCTCAATCTTCGCGTAGCATATAAGTTCTTCGAGCCCACATCTAAGGATCCTTCACAAATGAGAACTTAGCACCTATGTTAGTATTAGATCATTTTGTTTAATCCTCACATATTTATTCTCATATAATGTGgcaaaacaacaataataataaattcttCAAAACCATTTTATGGTTCATCTCTCCCTGTCACAGACCTAAGATTTCCTGATGCCTACAGTAAGTGTTCAAGGAAAATCACACAAACATAACTTTCATCTTCATAAGCAGCAAATTGACAGGAACTGCAATGGACCATCATTAAGTGTAAACTGCTGCTCTCTCCCTCATCATTGTGATTGCTGATAGATTGTGCCATTTGTGACAGTCTAAGCTAGTAAAATACATGGATACATGTACAGAAATAAGCAGAGTAGATGCATGGATGAGAAATTTGAAGCTGAAGCATAATTCTAGTTTTTGCAGAAGTCATATAATCATCTAGAATTTAACTATAACAACTCTGTGTCAGATCAACTCCAACGTGCTCAGTTTTCATGAGAACAAAATTACTTTGACTATATTATCAATGTACcatgtttttctttctttcacAGCCTTTACTCCTAGTGAAAGTGTCATTTCCCAACTACCCAAAAGAAGCTTACATCTTTCAGGCTGAAGCCTCTCAACAGTTGttgcctttttatttttattttatttttcgtcttcttttaaattaaatgacTGTGTTCCTCCTACCACTTGGAGGGTATCTTAAATCTCAATCTATAACAATGGAAGGACAAGAGGGACTTGCTTAAGACCCACTTGATCGCttcaccttcctcttcttcttactCCAAACTGAGTTTGTTCTTTGCTCTCCAATCTCCTTGTGACTTGAGCCTTAAGCATATtgaaaaattcttaataaattcAGCTACTAAATCTTGATAAATCCTCTCCACATCCAACAACCCTTCATCCTCAAGCACGCAAGTGGAGGAATGGGACGGCATTCTTGCTGTCTCAAGCAGAAGCTGAGGAAAGGCTTGTGGTCTCCTGAAGAGGATGAGAAGCTCTACAACCACATCATCAGATATGGAATTGGCTGCTGGAGCACTGTGCCTAAATTAGCAGGTATGCATTCTTCAACTCTTACtctctttttttctttccttcttcaaTCTGAACATTAAACTCATTCGATTTTTCGTGCAGGGCTGCAGCGGTGTGGCAAAAGTTGCAggctcaggtggatcaactaccTCCGGCCGGATCTTAAAAGAGGCAACTTCTCACAGCAAGAAGAGGACTTGATCATAAGCCTGCATGAAATTATGGGAAACAGGTTAAGGAGTTGCTGCAATGCAGCTAACTAATTCATTCTAGTGCCGAGCTTTCTTTCTCATGCTGAATTCAGATGCAGGTGGTCACAAATTGCATTGCAGTTGCCAGGGCGAACTGATAATGAGATCAAGAATTTCTGGAACTCAAGCCTGAAGAAGAAGCTCCGGCAGAGGGGAATCGACCCGAGTACCCACAAGCCCCTGAGTGAGGTAGAAGCAAAAGGGGAGGCTACCAGAGCTCTTTACTCCAATGCCAACAAAGGTGATGCTGCCGTTGAGCAGTTGCCATTTATGCCGGGCTTCGATCCCTTCCCGTTGCTCGAATTCCATACTTGTTTGGACTCCCTCGACAATGTTAATGCCAATATCTACACTCAATTCCAGCAAAACATGGTTGAACCAATAGGGCAGAGTGAGTGCTTGGCCAATCCAGGGTTATGTAGCTATAGCAGGAACATCTTAGATGGTTCAGATAATTTCGGCTATGGAGAAAGCTCAAGTAACAGCAGCAACAACTGGAACTGCAACATCAACCTATCAGATGAAGCCCTGAATTGGGCATCTGAGAGCAAGGTTAATGAGGTGGAAGCTCCTGAACACAAGTTCAACCCTTGGCAAGAAGCTTGCTTCAATGTGTCTCGAGGATCAGTGGCCAGTACTGAATTCAATCTTGATTTGTTCTAGAGTTCCTGTTTTTATTCAGATTGGAAAAAGGAAAACACTCTGGTTTTTTAGGCTTGTGGATGGCTTGTGTCTAATCACAATTTTCTTTTGCTTTGTTGTTGCTCTACGATATGAATGCAACTGATGACTAATAAGATTGTTAATTGCTCATCAATTCCATAAAAAGAtaacattttttattttcattttcaattgatCTTCACAGAGTAGAAAGGTTTGAACTTTGAAGCCATCGTTTCCCACTACAAAACGGCCTGTTTGTTGCTATACTGTAGTTATTCGGCACGTCTGCATGCATGGAGCTAACCTAATTTGGACCTCGTGCATGGCTGTGA includes these proteins:
- the LOC122053214 gene encoding myb-related protein Hv33-like isoform X2; translated protein: MGRHSCCLKQKLRKGLWSPEEDEKLYNHIIRYGIGCWSTVPKLAGLQRCGKSCRLRWINYLRPDLKRGNFSQQEEDLIISLHEIMGNRWSQIALQLPGRTDNEIKNFWNSSLKKKLRQRGIDPSTHKPLSEVEAKGEATRALYSNANKGDAAVEQLPFMPGFDPFPLLEFHTCLDSLDNVNANIYTQFQQNMVEPIGQSECLANPGLCSYSRNILDGSDNFGYGESSSNSSNNWNCNINLSDEALNWASESKVNEVEAPEHKFNPWQEACFNVSRGSVASTEFNLDLF
- the LOC122053214 gene encoding myb-related protein Hv33-like isoform X1 is translated as MGRHSCCLKQKLRKGLWSPEEDEKLYNHIIRYGIGCWSTVPKLAGLQRCGKSCRLRWINYLRPDLKRGNFSQQEEDLIISLHEIMGNRCRWSQIALQLPGRTDNEIKNFWNSSLKKKLRQRGIDPSTHKPLSEVEAKGEATRALYSNANKGDAAVEQLPFMPGFDPFPLLEFHTCLDSLDNVNANIYTQFQQNMVEPIGQSECLANPGLCSYSRNILDGSDNFGYGESSSNSSNNWNCNINLSDEALNWASESKVNEVEAPEHKFNPWQEACFNVSRGSVASTEFNLDLF